In the genome of Podarcis raffonei isolate rPodRaf1 chromosome W, rPodRaf1.pri, whole genome shotgun sequence, one region contains:
- the LOC128406062 gene encoding E3 ubiquitin-protein ligase RNF4-like, which produces MSSTSTECNATQHSNSKRGSRNTSARPPHTLDKMMVGTASEPCIPSSAASASLPHSLNDRSMDVEVVDLTCETSEPLVVDLTQDDSLVLVGESGQQPDREFRPQPLSDSLVFSGGGGDDSRHTQSGALATRKLPREVGRREFARSSGTLSCGICIDSFAEIVQSGRLIVSTTCGHIFCSQCLSNFLRYANFCPICRRHLTPKEYHPIYM; this is translated from the coding sequence ATGAGTTCAACAAGTACAGAATGTAATGCAACCCAGCACAGCAACAGCAAGAGGGGCAGCCGCAACACCTCCGCAAGACCTCCTCATACTCTGGACAAGATGATGGTGGGAACTGCTTCTGAACCCTGTATCCCCTCctccgccgcctccgcctccctGCCACACAGCCTTAATGATAGAAGTATGGATGTGGAAGTAGTTGACCTCACTTGCGAAACTTCAGAACCTCTAGTTGTTGATCTTACGCAAGACGATTCTCTTGTGCTTGTTGGAGAGAGTGGGCAGCAGCCCGATAGAGAGTTCAGACCTCAACCATTGTCTGACAGCCTCGTatttagtggtggtggtggtgatgatagcagacacacacagagtggtgCTCTTGCCACTAGAAAGCTCCCCAGAGAAGTGGGAAGGAGGGAATTTGCAAGATCCTCAGGCACTTTGAGTTGTGGAATTTGCATAGACAGCTTTGCAGAGATTGTGCAAAGCGGACGGCTTATAGTGTCAACAACATGTGGCCACATCTTCTGTAGTCAGTGCCTCAGCAATTTTCTTAGGTATGCTAACTTTTGCCCAATTTGTAGGAGGCATCTCACTCCAAAGGAGTATCATCCAATTTATATGTGA